ATTGGAACCTCGGGGAGAAATTCAGCGACTTTGCTGGTCTGGCCAAAGAAGCACCGATACTCTGTGTGGCAATGACTATCTTACTTTTCAATCTGGCAGGGCTCCCAATCGGCGGCGGCTTCTGGAGCAAGTACCTACTTTTCACTGGTGCTATTCAGACTGAATTCTGGTGGCTCGCCGCTGTTGGTGCCTTGACGAGTGCAGTCTCGCTGTATTACTACACCCGTCTTGTCAAGGTCATGTGGATTGATGAGCCAGATCAACCGCATGGAATCAGTGGTCGGCCAACTGGCATCTATGTTAGCGTCCTCACTGCTGCAACCGTCTCGATTGCGCTTCTAGTTGTCTGGATCATTTCCGGCGTTGACGCAGTTGAATTTGATCTCTTCCACGATCTATTCGTTGACGCCGCTAACGATCTCCTCCCCGAAGAATAGTCGTACTTGACCATATCTGCACAAATCTGAGCTTGATTCTCCGTAGCGTTTTAACCGATACATGCCTGAATATAAAATAGAATGACCCGGTTGATCTTGGGTTGGGGGTCTGTAGCTCGCAACATTGTGGAGCGCGAAAGTTCAGATGTCTTCATTATCGCTCCAAATATCTCTCAAGAAGAGCTTCCTGCTGCCCCTGTTCACCAGGCTGATCCAGCTGATTCTTCTGTTCTTAACAGTCTTGATATTAATCCTTCTGGAATTTTTATTGCTGATCCTGCTTTTGATCGAACGATAGCATACGCTGAAACGGCAAGTGCAATGTATCCTGCAACTCCAACTGTTGCGTATATTAATTCCGATACATCACCCCAACGACAAGAACAACTCTCATCGATGGTTGATGATGTTATTGAGTGTAATACCGTCTTAGCTGACCAGATCTTGGGAAAAATATTCACAGAGAGTGCCGCCCGAGCTTTAGAACTCCGCCGCGCAGTTACCGGTATTGATGGTAAACTGGCTGTCGTTGCACACGACAATCCGGACCCAGATGCAATCGCCAGTGCTACTACTCTTACATATATCGCTAATAAGCTTGGAGTAGATGCTACAGCTTGCTATGCCGGAGAGATCAACCATCAACAAAACAGAGCACTTGTCAATGCACTTGATCTTGATTTATCACAGTCCTCAGCTTCAGAAATAATAGACTCATATGACGGTATTGCGCTGGTAGATCACTCTCGAGCGGGCGTTAACAATCAGCTACCAGAGGAGGCTTCGATTGACATCGTTATTGATCATCACCCCCAGAAAGGTCCAGTTCAAGGAACCTTCGTTGATATCCGGGAAAATGTCGGATCAACAAGCACTCTTCTAGTGGACTATATCTCTCAGTTTGGATTTCAGTTTACCTCTCCAGTAGCGACCGCATTATTCTTTGGCATCACGACAGATACCGACGTATTCACTCGTCAAACATCGCAAGCCGACTTTGAGGCGTCTGCAATCTTGGCACCCCACGTTGACTTTTCACGACTTGACAGCATCTCCTCACCAGCTGTTAGTTCTAGCACATACGGCGCGATTGCAGCAGCGATTCGAGGTCGAGAACGACATGAATCGACCGTTATTTCGTTCATGGGTGAACTTAGTGACCGCGATACAATTGCCCAAGCTGCTGACTTCTTGCTTCAGTTGGAGGATATTGACGTGACCCTTGTCTATGGCTATCAGGATGATACTGTCTACTGTTCTGGTCGTTCACAAAATGACAATATTGACATCGGTGAACTATTCCGCCGATCTCTTGACTACATCGGTAGTGCTGGCGGTCATGAGGAGATGGCCGGTGGTCAAATTCCGATTGATATGATTGTAGACGAAGACGATAGTAATCCAGATGATATTATTCGTTCGTTTGTAAAGACACGATTTTTAGAAACAATTGATGTTATCGCTTCTACTGTCCCTGTTCGATACCAATCGTCAGAAGACATCACATCGCTACGCACTTTCTCAGCTAGATCGTATCTGGATTCTAACAACTCGTCTTCTGACCACTCAGATAACTAACTACGATTAGTGTATTCTACAGAAGAACAGGCAGAGTGCCTCGGGGTCGTTTGGAAATCGAAGATTTCCATGATGACGAGACGCTTTGCGTCTCGAACCACTTGCCCCCGAGGGTGAATGCCGTCAAAATATTATACAAATGTAAGATGTTCGAGCGACAATACACCGGTAACGACCAGAAACAAACCACTCAACGTATGGAAATGAAGCCCTCATTTCCTTTGCTGGTCGTTGGATAGTTTGGAAATGCGACTCCTCTCAACACCGTCCATTGGGCGTGAGACGGGAGTTGTCGGGCGGTGGTGGAGCTGCCGACTCCCACGGACACATCGGCGTGTTCGGGTGTGAATTCCAGCCGACTCCTCACAGAGAAGGTCGGGAGGAATTAAATTCCGTTGCCGGTGCAGTGCGGTGCGGTCCCAAGACGGCGAAGCCTCGGGGCTTGACACCGAGGTACTTCACCTATTGAGTAATCATCGGGTGGAACGATAGTCTGGGAAGCCTTTTCGTTACTGCTCTGTATTGTCCTTATATGGCGGTTAAAGAATCGGACCGAGATATTCAGGTCCAGGACTACATGACTGAAGATGTCAGCACGGTTTCTCCGGAGGCAACCGTTCGTGATGTCGCGGAACGAATTGTCAGCAGTGACGGTCACTCCGGATATCCAGTAGTTGAACGCCGACGCGTTGAAGGTTTTGTTAGTGCTGATGATCTTTTACTCGCTGATCCAGATAGTCCAATTTTCACTGTGATGGAAACGGATATACTGGTTGCTCACCCTGAGATGAAACTCACCGATGCGGCTCGTGTGATCCTTCGATCAGGCTTTCGTCGATTGCCTGTTGTTGATGACACCGGCAACCTTGTTGGTATTATCTCGAATACTGACGTTATACGTAGCCAAATTGAACGAGCAACTCCTGAAAAGGCAGAGAAGCTTCAACAAACACTTGAAAATATCCATGGTGTTACTCTTCGACGTGAGCGACGCGTTGTTCAACTCGATGAAATTACACCTACTCAAAACCGGGTTTATGCTGACGAGCTTGAGGGCCGTAAATATGAATTGGAGCGAGGACTTGCTGAGCCGTTGATGGTAGTTGATAATGCTGGTGACTTGTACCTTGCTGATGGCCATCACCGCATTATGGCAGCAAACGACCTTGGAATCACTGAGATGGAGGCTTTCGTTATTGTTGTAGATACGCCAATCGATCTTGGGATGAAACAAACTGCGGCAGAGGATGATCTTAGCTCACTTGAGGATGTTGAAGTAGTAGATTATGCGCGGCATCCATTAGTCGAGAAAACTGAGCGGTTGCGATAAGTACGATCTTAGACCAATCTTCAGTGAGTACAATTTCTTCAGGCGGATCCCCTGTCCTCAATTAGCATCGCAGTTTAGGTAAGTAGACAAGAAGCACAGTAGTGTAAGGGGAACTGGCGTTAGGTCATGGGGATTCTCGCAGGTACTATTCCCGCTCATCCAATACTATTTCTTGTCACCATAATAATTGTACCCCGTATTAATCGGCAGTTAAGGCGAATATAATCGGTGTATACCTAACTTACCTCTTAGTCTAATCAAGAATGGATCGACATGGCAAATCCGGACTTTCCCTCTGAACTAGGTAACATTCCGTATGACGAAATACTTGGAGCTCCACTCAACGCTGCTGTTGAGGCAAACGCAGCTGCCTCAGAAACTGCAGCAAATTTTATTCTTGATGTTGCATTTGAAGAGCCCGATGATTTCGCATTTGATGCGACACGTAAACCGGTATATGTTGAGTTTTCATACCGGAAAGGAACCGTTAACGAACAAGGTGAATCAACAGAAGAAGAATTTGAACTACAAGTGCCGCTCTTATTGTTGCTACACGTACCATACTTCGAAGTTGACACTGTTGAGATTGACTTCAATGTTAAGTTGAATTCTGTAGAGAAAAAAGCCGAATCACAAGAGCGCAAATTTGGCGGAAGAGCTGGGTATTTACCCTATTTTACGGTCAGTGGCAGTTCAAAGAAACAAGAAAAGAGACAACAGGAGATTGAACGAAAATATCACCAGAAAGTGCACATCGAGGCCGGATCCATTGAACCCCCAGAAGGGACGAGCAGAGTGATGGACGTGCTAGAGCAGACAATTACTGAAAAGCCTCTTGATGAGGCTGAAGAATGATTCAATTGATCTCATAATGAGTATATATGCCAGCAATTAGTTCTCTTGAGAATCTTGATTTATCGAATTTGTTCTCTGGTCCTCTTATTGCAGCCGTTGATGCCAGTATTCAAGCGCAAACTGAAGTTGTTGATCTACTGCTGGAGACAGCATACGATGAACGTGGTAACCTTGTTACCGTTTCATTTCAGTATCAGGCCCCAACTATTCAAAATGAGGAGAACCAGCGCGTAACAAAGCGCATAGATATCCCACTTGTGCTGTTCTTGTCGCTACCTAACTTACAGGTAGATCGAATTGAACAAAGCTTTTCCGCGGAGATTACCCAGGTTGACGATGTCGAACACTCTCCTGCACCGGAACGAATTGCTACGCCCCGCCGGCTACAAGTCAAGCCAGCAAGTAAATCAACAGCGTACAACCGTCGTGTAGAGTCTGCCTTTGACTTAGAAGTCAATATGGTCGCAGAAGTGAGAAACGAAACCATCGGTGAAGAAGTGATTGAACGTGTCGCCAATACTGCTATTGAAGAGCAGACTGAAGACACTCAAGAATCGAGAGATCAGAAGCAGCGACCAGAACGGATTAGTGTCGAGGATATTCTTCGTCAGCGAACCGAACAACTAGACAATCGAGACAACAATGAGTAAGCGTCAACCAGAAACTCGTGATCTCCGGACGTTCCTTGTTACACTGTATGAATCACTATCCCGAGCAGAGGTCGAGGCAATGCTGTATGGAAAACAACGAATGCGACAGCTCGTCAGATCTGGACACTCTGATGTCGCAGTACCTGTATATCATGCTGCTGACTTAGAAATGGAACTCGATACTGGGATAACACTCCAGCAAACAAAACAGGGCTATCAAGTTCATCTTGAGCAATCATCATCCGACGGTTCTTCAATATCTTTTTCGTTTGATGTTCTCGACATCTTGACTGATGGGGATATTGAGGTCGATGGTAAAGGAGATGATTTTCCCCGTCGTAAGGCGGCGATTGAGTCAACTCATCAGCAGATTGATTCACTGATACAAAGAAGGGCCGGGATGTCTGATTCGAGCAAGGGGGGCAACTCAATACTTGATCAGCCTATTGACACCATTGATGACCTAGAGGCAGAAACTATCGAGAACTTAAAAGGTACAGGTGTCACGACACTTGGTGATTTGCTCTGGGCAGATACTAATCGGCTGAACAGAGCTATTGACGACGAAGAAAAGTTACCTGAGATTAACGAACTCAAGGATTCAATCAGAGAGATGCGTACGTTGGGACGTGCTGATTCTGATTCGCCTGCTGCACCTCCGATTGAGACTATTAATGGCCTTTCTCGACAGCAAGCAAATCTACTACGAGACAACGGTTTCCAGACGGTTGTCGATCTGGCATCAGTTAACGAGGAAACAATTGCTGATATTTTTGCATCAGAAGGCCACACTGTGGCTAGAAGACAAATAATGCGGTGGATCGAGACTGCGAACAGACGACTATCTCATCACAAACAACAAGAAGGTGAATAGATATGACTGATAACACACATCTTGGTAAGTACTTCAACCAACTGAGCTACACAGATCGTAAAGAACTCGAGCAACGAATGGAACAATACCGCGAACGACTTGAAGCAGAAGGATATGAGCTCGCAATCGCAGAAAGTGATGGTGGGCTATTTGGTGGTGTGCTGGTAATCGACGAAGAGTCTGATCAATATGGATTTCTTGAGGACGATGGAAGTGTAACTTGGCTATCCAGTAATGCTAGCGGAATTGGAGCCCTCGGATCTGCGATCATGCAGAATCCGACAACAGAATTTGAAAATCAGCTTGAAAAATAAGATTCTCTGTTCCGACGGTTCCTTTCTTCAGATTAGTCCTGTATTTTCTCCCCGAAGCATGACAACCATCGATATACCTGATATAATGATCAATGCGAGTGCAGGAATGGCTGCATACTGATAATGCAGTGTCTGTTCTGCAGCCCAGATAATCGTCACAAGCGTTTCCATTCCAAATGGCTGAAGCATTAACGTTGCTGGTAGTTCTTTCATTGTGGTCAAAAATACCAACGCTGCTCCCGCCACTACTCCGGGCATAATTAACGGAAGAGTTACCTCTCGGAATGTCCTCCATCTTCCAGCATTCAGCGTTTGAGCTGCTTCTGTTAGCTGTTGGTCAACCTGTAATGAAGCTGATCGAGTGGTGCCCACTGCCTGTGGCAAGAACCGAACAACGTATGCGAAAACTAAGACAGGTACAGTTCGATACAACCACGAAACATAGTTCGCACTAAAGAAAACAAGTGCCAGTCCGATAATCACTCCTGGAACAGCAAAACCAACATACGTTATTCGTTCGAATAACTGGTCTAGCGACCTGTCTGATCGTGCCGAAAGATATCCGACTGGAATCGAGAGTATTGCAGCGAGAAGTGCTGTGATCCCTGCTAGATATACCGAATTAAACGCAAACTCTAACTGGAACTCAAGCGATGGTACTTCCTGTGCTGGGTCCTGGAGCAACCAACTTCCAAAGATAATGACCGGCAATGCAATTGCTACGATGCCTATCAGACCAAACAACCCTACAGCTATATACCTCCATCGTCCAAGCTGGATTTTTGATCCTTTTGTTTGACTCTGTCCGGTTTTTTCATCCCCGCCAATCTTGCTCTCAAGCAGCAGCACAACTGCTACAACACCAATTAACTGTAACGAGAGTAACGCGGCATACTCAATACTTCCAACATCCCATTGTCGATAGATTGCACTTGTAAATACCTCAATACCCATGAATGCTGGTGTACCAAAGTCTGAGATTGCATATAACGCAACGAGCAGTGATCCAGCTGCGACGGCCGGCTTGATTTGTGGAAGTGTAACTCGTCGAAAAGCCCCCAATCGTGTTGCATTGAGCGTCCGTGCAGCATCAATCATTGATTCATCCATTGACAGTAGTGCGGCTCGCGCTGTTAAGAACACATACGGATATGTATATAGTGTGATAATTAGAATTGCTCCAGCATAACCACTAATTTCTGGAATCGGTATCCCGGCAATAGAACTAATCTCTCCATGGGGTCCAAACGTTGAGACAAATGCAAATGCCCCAATGTAACTTGGAATCACTAGTGGAAGTGCCGCGATAATCGTCAGCGGTCGTTTAAACGGAAGATCAGTACGTGTTACTAACACCGCAAGCGGTATGCCAAGCAGCATCGAAAACGCTGTCACAGCGGCCATCAATCCGATGCTGTTAAGCAGAATATCGATATTTCGCTGTGCGGTAACCATCTCAACTGCTTCGGCTGGATTAACCTCCAATACCCGTAACGATAACCAGAACAATGGAGATGCAACTAAGACCGCAATTGTCCCACTAAGTATTGTCAACAACAACGAGCGATCTTTGTCCGCACGTATGCTTTGGGGCAACCGTAATCGATTCACAAGTATACTTGCTTGAATAAGTGCGTTTGCAAATCTTTACTCTGGCTCGGTAACTGTCACTCTGCGACGCGTTATACCGTCATGTCTTCGTCTTCCAACACGTCAATTGCTCTTTGCAGATCAGATAGCTTATTCAAGTCAAATTCTGGCGGATCAAGTTCCTCTGGTGCTGGTAAACCTTCTGGATAGTCGTCAAATTCAGTAACAACAGGATACTCGCCGTTAGCTTCCACAAACTTCTCTTGGCCGTCAACTGCCAAGAGATGTCGAATAAATTCTGCGGCCAAGTTCGGGGTCTC
This portion of the Salinarchaeum sp. IM2453 genome encodes:
- a CDS encoding DHH family phosphoesterase — encoded protein: MTRLILGWGSVARNIVERESSDVFIIAPNISQEELPAAPVHQADPADSSVLNSLDINPSGIFIADPAFDRTIAYAETASAMYPATPTVAYINSDTSPQRQEQLSSMVDDVIECNTVLADQILGKIFTESAARALELRRAVTGIDGKLAVVAHDNPDPDAIASATTLTYIANKLGVDATACYAGEINHQQNRALVNALDLDLSQSSASEIIDSYDGIALVDHSRAGVNNQLPEEASIDIVIDHHPQKGPVQGTFVDIRENVGSTSTLLVDYISQFGFQFTSPVATALFFGITTDTDVFTRQTSQADFEASAILAPHVDFSRLDSISSPAVSSSTYGAIAAAIRGRERHESTVISFMGELSDRDTIAQAADFLLQLEDIDVTLVYGYQDDTVYCSGRSQNDNIDIGELFRRSLDYIGSAGGHEEMAGGQIPIDMIVDEDDSNPDDIIRSFVKTRFLETIDVIASTVPVRYQSSEDITSLRTFSARSYLDSNNSSSDHSDN
- a CDS encoding CBS domain-containing protein — its product is MAVKESDRDIQVQDYMTEDVSTVSPEATVRDVAERIVSSDGHSGYPVVERRRVEGFVSADDLLLADPDSPIFTVMETDILVAHPEMKLTDAARVILRSGFRRLPVVDDTGNLVGIISNTDVIRSQIERATPEKAEKLQQTLENIHGVTLRRERRVVQLDEITPTQNRVYADELEGRKYELERGLAEPLMVVDNAGDLYLADGHHRIMAANDLGITEMEAFVIVVDTPIDLGMKQTAAEDDLSSLEDVEVVDYARHPLVEKTERLR
- a CDS encoding DUF2589 domain-containing protein, whose translation is MANPDFPSELGNIPYDEILGAPLNAAVEANAAASETAANFILDVAFEEPDDFAFDATRKPVYVEFSYRKGTVNEQGESTEEEFELQVPLLLLLHVPYFEVDTVEIDFNVKLNSVEKKAESQERKFGGRAGYLPYFTVSGSSKKQEKRQQEIERKYHQKVHIEAGSIEPPEGTSRVMDVLEQTITEKPLDEAEE
- a CDS encoding DUF2589 domain-containing protein, which produces MPAISSLENLDLSNLFSGPLIAAVDASIQAQTEVVDLLLETAYDERGNLVTVSFQYQAPTIQNEENQRVTKRIDIPLVLFLSLPNLQVDRIEQSFSAEITQVDDVEHSPAPERIATPRRLQVKPASKSTAYNRRVESAFDLEVNMVAEVRNETIGEEVIERVANTAIEEQTEDTQESRDQKQRPERISVEDILRQRTEQLDNRDNNE
- a CDS encoding iron ABC transporter permease; translation: MTILSGTIAVLVASPLFWLSLRVLEVNPAEAVEMVTAQRNIDILLNSIGLMAAVTAFSMLLGIPLAVLVTRTDLPFKRPLTIIAALPLVIPSYIGAFAFVSTFGPHGEISSIAGIPIPEISGYAGAILIITLYTYPYVFLTARAALLSMDESMIDAARTLNATRLGAFRRVTLPQIKPAVAAGSLLVALYAISDFGTPAFMGIEVFTSAIYRQWDVGSIEYAALLSLQLIGVVAVVLLLESKIGGDEKTGQSQTKGSKIQLGRWRYIAVGLFGLIGIVAIALPVIIFGSWLLQDPAQEVPSLEFQLEFAFNSVYLAGITALLAAILSIPVGYLSARSDRSLDQLFERITYVGFAVPGVIIGLALVFFSANYVSWLYRTVPVLVFAYVVRFLPQAVGTTRSASLQVDQQLTEAAQTLNAGRWRTFREVTLPLIMPGVVAGAALVFLTTMKELPATLMLQPFGMETLVTIIWAAEQTLHYQYAAIPALALIIISGISMVVMLRGENTGLI